The sequence TGACGCACGTCCAGTCCGGTCCCTCCGCCACCCAGCTGCTCGCCTGGCTCGGCGCGGACGTCGTCAAACTGGAGGCGCCGACCGGGGACATCACGCGCAAGCAGCTGCGCGACCTCCCGGACGTCGACTCCCTCTACTTCACGATGCTCAACTGCAACAAGCGGAGCATCACCCTCAACACCAAGACCGAGCGCGGCAAGGAGATCCTCACCGAGCTGATCCGGCGCTCCGACGTCATGGTCGAGAACTTCGGACCGGGCGCGGTCGACCGCATGGGCTTCACCTGGGACCGCATCCAGGAGATCAATCCGCGGATCGTCTATGCCTCCATCAAGGGGTTCGGGGACGGCCCGTACACCAAGTTCAAGGCGTACGAGGTCGTCGCTCAGGCCATGGGCGGGTCGATGTCGACCACCGGCTTCGAGGACGGGCCGCCGCTGGCGACGGGAGCCCAGATCGGTGACTCGGGCACGGGCATCCACGCGGTGGCGGCGATCCTCGCCGCTCTGTTCCAGCGGGAGAACACGGGGCGCGGGCAGCGCGTGAACGTGGCGATGCAGCACGCGGTGCTGAATCTGTGCCGGGTGAAACTGCGGGACCAGCAGCGCCTCGGGCATGGGCCGCTGGCTGAATATCCCAACGACGACTTCGGCGACGAAGTTCCCAGGTCCGGAAACGCGTCCGGCGGAGGCCAGCCCGGCTGGGCCGTCAAGTGCGCGCCGGGCGGCCCCAACGACTACGTGTACGTCATCGTGCAGCCCGTCGGCTGGAAGCCGCTCTCCGAGCTGATCGGCCGGCCGGAGCTGGCGGACGACCCCGAGTGGGCGACCCCGGAGGCACGCCTGCCCCAGCTCACCAAGATGTTCCAGCTGATCGAGGAGTGGTCGGCCACGCTCCCCAAGTGGCAGGTGCTGGAGCAGCTCAACGCCCACAACATCCCGTGCGGCCCGATCCTCTCCACCAAGGAGATCATCGAGGACGAGTCGCTGGTCGCCAACGAGATGGTCGTGACGGTGCCGCACCCCGAGCGGGGCGACTTCGTGACCGTGGGCAGCCCGCTGAAGCTCTCCGACTCCCCCGTGGACGTGACCAGTTCGCCGCTGCTCGGCGAGCACAACGAAGAGGTGTACGTCGGCGAGCTCGGGCTCGGTGACGAGGAGCTGCGCCTGCTCAAGTCGAACGGAGTGATCTGATTGATGGCCGAAGACCGGGTGCTGAGGGTGCGTGCGCTCCTCGACGCCGTGCGGGCGTCAGGACGGACGGCGCTGACCGCACCCGAGGGCAAGGTGGTCGCCGACGCGTACGCGATCGCCGTCCCCGGTGAGGAACTGGCGACCGACGTCGACGAGGCGGTCGCGTACGCGGCACGCTTCGGCAGCCCCGTCGTGATGAAGATCGTCTCCCCGGACATCCTGCACAAGACCGACGCGGGCGGTGTGATCGTCGGAGTGGAGGGTGCGGCGGACGTACGCGCCGCCTTCCACAAGATCATCGAGAATGCCCGGGCCTACGACTCCCAGGCCCGCATCGAGGGCGTACAGGTGCAGGAACTGCTCCCTCAGGGGCAGGAGGTGATCGTCGGCGCGGTGACCGATCCGACGTTCGGGAAGGTCGTGGCGTTCGGTCTCGGCGGTGTGCTGGTCGAGGTTTTGAAGGACGTCACCTTCCGGCTGGCGCCCGTCGATCCGGACGAGGCGCTGTCGATGCTGGACTCGATCCGGGCCGCGGAGATCCTGCGCGGGGTCCGGGGCGCGCCCGCGGTGGACCGGTGGGCGATCGCCGAGCAGATCCGCCGGGTCTCCGAACTGGTCTCGGACTTCCCCGAGATCGCCGAGGTGGACCTGAACCCGGTGATCGCCACCCCGGAGGGCGCGGTGGCCGCGGACATCCGGGTCATCCTCGCCGAGTCGGTGCCGAAGCCCCGCCGCAAGTACGGCCGCGAGGAGATCCTCACCTCGATGCGCCGGCT is a genomic window of Streptomyces sp. NBC_00414 containing:
- the frc gene encoding formyl-CoA transferase, with the translated sequence MEPLTTTTATIPTAATPASAKALEGVRVLDMTHVQSGPSATQLLAWLGADVVKLEAPTGDITRKQLRDLPDVDSLYFTMLNCNKRSITLNTKTERGKEILTELIRRSDVMVENFGPGAVDRMGFTWDRIQEINPRIVYASIKGFGDGPYTKFKAYEVVAQAMGGSMSTTGFEDGPPLATGAQIGDSGTGIHAVAAILAALFQRENTGRGQRVNVAMQHAVLNLCRVKLRDQQRLGHGPLAEYPNDDFGDEVPRSGNASGGGQPGWAVKCAPGGPNDYVYVIVQPVGWKPLSELIGRPELADDPEWATPEARLPQLTKMFQLIEEWSATLPKWQVLEQLNAHNIPCGPILSTKEIIEDESLVANEMVVTVPHPERGDFVTVGSPLKLSDSPVDVTSSPLLGEHNEEVYVGELGLGDEELRLLKSNGVI